Proteins co-encoded in one Apteryx mantelli isolate bAptMan1 chromosome 4, bAptMan1.hap1, whole genome shotgun sequence genomic window:
- the TRMT5 gene encoding tRNA (guanine(37)-N1)-methyltransferase isoform X1: MNNFSSRTLWRFGYSARLLNTNHFRTAASSTSFPAVWMLLAQYSGRIPGSFVVVQRNSFFTMPETVEDKADLELYSPPPKVRGMTQLSREAFKRTVVVPVLKVKKEIIGTLLKSLKHTVLQRPGLKRVIEDPEDENSRLLILDPHKIPEFSLGESEQEILKQFNIPPAVRKYDLELTYDNFKSEEILRAVLPEGQDVTSGFSRVGHIAHLNLRDHQLPYRHLIGQVIIDKNPGVTCVVNKTSIIDSTYRNFQMEVLAGESNLVTKVKENNIAYELDFSKVYWNPRLSTEHGRIVELLKPGDVLFDVFAGVGPFAIPAAKKKCSVFANDLNPESYNWLLHNCKLNKVYNKIKAFNMDGRDFLLGPVREELSKELPLQTEEQKTSFHIVMNLPALALEFLDVFRHLLVGEPCSTAVLPTVHCYGFSKHGDPAKDIQERAEASLGTSLDGRCSTYLVRNVAPNKEMMCISFQIPADVLYKRPCPAEEKPASKRLRTSKDFSEETLLS, encoded by the exons ATGAATAATTTCTCTTCTAGGACTTTATGGAGATTTGGATACTCTGCCAGACTACTGAACACTAATCATTTTAGGACAGCTGCATCAAGTACATCATTTCCAGCAGTTTGGATGCTATTGGCACAATATTCTGGCAGAATACCTGGATCCTTTGTAGTAGTTCAAAGAAATAGTTTCTTTACAATGCCTGAAACTGTAGAGGATAAAGCTGATCTAGAACTGTATTCGCCACCTCCTAAAGTGCGTGGAATGACACAACTCAGTAGAGAAGCTTTCAAAAGGACAGTTGTTGTTCCAGTTCTTAAAGTTAAGAAAGAAATAATAGGTACTTTGTTAAAGTCCTTAAAACATACGGTACTACAGCGTCCCGGTCTAAAACGAGTGATCGAAGATCCGGAGGATGAGAACAGTAGACTTCTTATATTGGATCCTCATAAAATACCAGAATTCTCATTGGGAGAATCAGAACAAGAGATATTAAAACAATTTAATATTCCTCCTGCGGTACGCAAGTATGACTTGGAGCTGACCTATGACAATTTCAAGTCGGAGGAGATCCTACGAGCAGTCCTTCCCGAAGGTCAAGATGTCACCTCTGGATTTAGCCGTGTTGGTCACATAGCACATTTGAATCTTAGAGATCATCAGCTACCTTACAGACATTTGATTG GCCAGGTTATAATTGACAAGAATCCAGGAGTCACCTGTGTAGTGAATAAAACCAGTATTATTGACAGCACATACCGAAATTTTCAAATGGAAGTGCTAGCTGGAGAGAGCAACCTGGTAACCAAG gtcaaagaaaataatattgcaTATGAATTGGACTTCTCAAAAGTCTACTGGAATCCCCGTCTTTCCACAGAGCATGGCCGTATCGTTGAGCTTTTAAAGCCTGGTGATGTTCTTTTCGATGTCTTTGCTGGGGTTGGACCTTTTGCTATtccagcagcaaagaaaaagtgCAGTGTATTTGCAAATGATCTCAATCCTGAATCCTACAACTGGCTTCTGCACAACTGTAAACTAAACAAAGTatacaacaaaataaaagcattcaACATGGATGGCAGGGACTTTCTGCTGGGGCCAGTTAGAGAGGAACTAAGTAAAGAGCTTCCACTtcaaacagaagaacagaaaacctCTTTTCATATAGTCATGAATTTGCCAGCTTTGGCTCTTGAATTTCTAGATGTTTTCAGACATCTCTTAGTCGGAGAGCCATGCAGCACTGCTGTCCTTCCCACAGTGCACTGCTATGGTTTCTCCAAACATGGTGATCCAGCCAAAGATATTCAGGAACGAGCTGAGGCTTCGCTGGGAACCTCCTTAGATGGACGCTGTTCTACTTACCTGGTTAGAAATGTTGCACCGAACAAGGAGATGATGTGCATTAGTTTCCAGATTCCAGCTGATGTCCTGTACAAGAGGCCCTGCCCTGCTGAAG AGAAACCAGCCTCTAAACGTCTGCGTACCAGCAAAGATTTTTCCGAAGAGACGTTATTGAGTTGA
- the TRMT5 gene encoding tRNA (guanine(37)-N1)-methyltransferase isoform X2: protein MRTLWRFGYSARLLNTNHFRTAASSTSFPAVWMLLAQYSGRIPGSFVVVQRNSFFTMPETVEDKADLELYSPPPKVRGMTQLSREAFKRTVVVPVLKVKKEIIGTLLKSLKHTVLQRPGLKRVIEDPEDENSRLLILDPHKIPEFSLGESEQEILKQFNIPPAVRKYDLELTYDNFKSEEILRAVLPEGQDVTSGFSRVGHIAHLNLRDHQLPYRHLIGQVIIDKNPGVTCVVNKTSIIDSTYRNFQMEVLAGESNLVTKVKENNIAYELDFSKVYWNPRLSTEHGRIVELLKPGDVLFDVFAGVGPFAIPAAKKKCSVFANDLNPESYNWLLHNCKLNKVYNKIKAFNMDGRDFLLGPVREELSKELPLQTEEQKTSFHIVMNLPALALEFLDVFRHLLVGEPCSTAVLPTVHCYGFSKHGDPAKDIQERAEASLGTSLDGRCSTYLVRNVAPNKEMMCISFQIPADVLYKRPCPAEEKPASKRLRTSKDFSEETLLS, encoded by the exons ATGAG GACTTTATGGAGATTTGGATACTCTGCCAGACTACTGAACACTAATCATTTTAGGACAGCTGCATCAAGTACATCATTTCCAGCAGTTTGGATGCTATTGGCACAATATTCTGGCAGAATACCTGGATCCTTTGTAGTAGTTCAAAGAAATAGTTTCTTTACAATGCCTGAAACTGTAGAGGATAAAGCTGATCTAGAACTGTATTCGCCACCTCCTAAAGTGCGTGGAATGACACAACTCAGTAGAGAAGCTTTCAAAAGGACAGTTGTTGTTCCAGTTCTTAAAGTTAAGAAAGAAATAATAGGTACTTTGTTAAAGTCCTTAAAACATACGGTACTACAGCGTCCCGGTCTAAAACGAGTGATCGAAGATCCGGAGGATGAGAACAGTAGACTTCTTATATTGGATCCTCATAAAATACCAGAATTCTCATTGGGAGAATCAGAACAAGAGATATTAAAACAATTTAATATTCCTCCTGCGGTACGCAAGTATGACTTGGAGCTGACCTATGACAATTTCAAGTCGGAGGAGATCCTACGAGCAGTCCTTCCCGAAGGTCAAGATGTCACCTCTGGATTTAGCCGTGTTGGTCACATAGCACATTTGAATCTTAGAGATCATCAGCTACCTTACAGACATTTGATTG GCCAGGTTATAATTGACAAGAATCCAGGAGTCACCTGTGTAGTGAATAAAACCAGTATTATTGACAGCACATACCGAAATTTTCAAATGGAAGTGCTAGCTGGAGAGAGCAACCTGGTAACCAAG gtcaaagaaaataatattgcaTATGAATTGGACTTCTCAAAAGTCTACTGGAATCCCCGTCTTTCCACAGAGCATGGCCGTATCGTTGAGCTTTTAAAGCCTGGTGATGTTCTTTTCGATGTCTTTGCTGGGGTTGGACCTTTTGCTATtccagcagcaaagaaaaagtgCAGTGTATTTGCAAATGATCTCAATCCTGAATCCTACAACTGGCTTCTGCACAACTGTAAACTAAACAAAGTatacaacaaaataaaagcattcaACATGGATGGCAGGGACTTTCTGCTGGGGCCAGTTAGAGAGGAACTAAGTAAAGAGCTTCCACTtcaaacagaagaacagaaaacctCTTTTCATATAGTCATGAATTTGCCAGCTTTGGCTCTTGAATTTCTAGATGTTTTCAGACATCTCTTAGTCGGAGAGCCATGCAGCACTGCTGTCCTTCCCACAGTGCACTGCTATGGTTTCTCCAAACATGGTGATCCAGCCAAAGATATTCAGGAACGAGCTGAGGCTTCGCTGGGAACCTCCTTAGATGGACGCTGTTCTACTTACCTGGTTAGAAATGTTGCACCGAACAAGGAGATGATGTGCATTAGTTTCCAGATTCCAGCTGATGTCCTGTACAAGAGGCCCTGCCCTGCTGAAG AGAAACCAGCCTCTAAACGTCTGCGTACCAGCAAAGATTTTTCCGAAGAGACGTTATTGAGTTGA